The Dehalobacter sp. DCM sequence TTACGGGCCGGGGAAATAATGACCGAATCTCTCAAAGCTCAGCAGGAGGCCACGGCCTTGTATGGCGATATTCAAGAAAAAATGGGAAAAGCATTGGAAGACGCGAAGATCGTTCACGAAATATCCGCCTTGGCCGATACGATTTCAGCCATCGCCGATCAGACCAACCTTTTAGCGCTTAATGCTGCGATTGAAGCCGCCAGAGCAGGTGAACAAGGAAAAGGATTTGCGGTCGTCGCCGAAGAGGTCCGTAAATTAGCGGAAGAATCGTCTTTAACTGTCAGCAATATTAAGAGGCTAACGGATGATGTTCAAAATTCTTTTGGCAATTTGGTTGTGAACAGCAATGCCGTCTTGCAATTTCTCAATAATAAGGTTGTAAAAGATTATGATTCTATGGTTGCTATTGGTCAGGACTATTCCGATAATGCCAAGACCTTCTACCAAGCGACAAGTAAAATAACTGATATGAGCAGCCGGATATTGAATGGCGTTAATGACGTAACAAAGGCGATAGAGGCTGTTGCCCTGAACATGAGCGAAAGCAGCCGTGGTGCACAAGAAATTACCAGAGGGGTAGAGGAAACCAGCAGCTCGGTCTCTCAAATTGCAGATTCTTCAGGTAAATTGGCTGAAAATGCCCAAATGTTAAATCAACTCGTTTCTCGATTTACAATTTAAGTCTTTTCCTGTTCCCCTGCCCCTGAAGCTTCGATCAGTGGCGCTAAATAGGTATTTAGATTATTCTATCGTTCGTCTATTTCCATATAATCCTTATCAGACAGAGGACTTTCGTAGGCCGGTCTGATTATTTTGTCCGCATTGATCAATTCTTCCAGTCGATGAGCGCTCCAGCCGACGATGCGTGCCATTGCAAACAGCGGTGTATAAAGCTCCAAGGGAATATCCAACATACTGTAAACGAAACCACTGTAAAAGTCTACATTCGCACTGACGCCTTTGTAGATTTTTCGTTCTTCGGCAATAACCTCGGGCGCCATCCGTTCAACCATGGAATATAATTCAAAATCGTTTCGTCGTCCTCTGTCCTCAGCTAATTTTTCTACAAAGCCCTTAAATATCTGAGCTCTCGGATCTGAAATCGAATAGACAGCATGTCCCATGCCATAAATCAAACCACGGCGGTCAAAGACTTCCTTGTTAAGAATCTTGGTCAGATAGTGTCTTACTGCGGACTCGTTTGTAATATCCTGCACATGTAATTTAATATCTTTTATCATTTCAACAACTTTAATATTCGCACCGCCGTGTTTAGGTCCCTTCAGTGAGGAAAGAGCCGCCGCGATAACTGAATACGTATCAGACCCCGAAGAAGAAACAACGCGCGTCGTAAAGGTGGAATTATTGCCGCCCCCATGTTCCATGTGCAATACCAACGCAATATCCAATACTCTTGCCTCAAGTTCCGTATAGGTCTTATCCGGTCTCAGCATTCTGAGAATATTTTCTGCCGTCGAGAGTTTTTCGTCCGGACGATGGATATAAAAGCTGTCATCACATTCATAATGATTGTAAGCATGATATCCGTAAACAGATAACATAGGAAAAATACTGATGAGCATGAGACACTGCCTTAAGACGTTATTCAACGATCCATCTTCAATGCGATCATCATAGGATGCCAGCGTCAGAACACTCTTGGTCAAGGAATTCATAATATCCTTACTCGGCGCTTTCATAATGACATCTCGTACAAAATTTTTGGGCAGATTGCGGCATTGAACTAAGATCCCTTTAAATTCAGCCAACTGTTCTTCGGTAGGTAGAGAACCAAACAATAAAAGGTAAGCTGACTCTTCAAATCCATACCGTTTTTTATTTACAAACCCATTAACTAGGTCAACAATATTATACCCTCGGTAAAGCAGTTTCCCTTCACAGGGGATTCTCTTCCCATCCATTTCTTCATGAGATTTAATTAAAGAGATATTGGTTAGTCCGGCCAGGACGCCTTCTCCGCTTTTATCCCTCAGACCACGTTTAACACCATATATATCATAAAGTCCGGCATCTATCTTGGTATTTTCTTGGCATATCTTGCTGTACCTATCGCTATAGCGGTCAATGTTATCTTTATGGTTGGGTGTCACTATTTTTCCTCCTTCTGATTTTTAACCATTTTATAGAAAATGCACATTGTATCCAATACAAACAACTTTATTATACCATTTAGGTTGTTTGCAGTAAATGCAAAATAAAAAAGCATATCTTCTTCCGAATGGAATTAATATGCTTATGAGTATTTGGAATGAAAAATAATGGTCCATTATACTGCGCGATAATTGTCCCTATTGAAGTCCTCCGGCACACATATTCCGTTTTCAATGCTCGTTCTTTTAAGATCGTTATAGAAATTGGCTATCGTTATCTCAACATATGGAATCAGCCATATAAATCCAATCCCTGCGGTGAGTATCGAGAGTACAGCCCAGCCAATAAAGCTCAAATATAACAGAAATAACTTGCCGCGATATCCGTAACTGATTCGTTTACTGAGGTCAAGGGCATTCCTAATTCCAATCTGCCGGTTATCCGCAAGGATATAAAAACTCATGAGATAGCCGTAACTTTTAACGATTCCTGGAATAATCAGCAGCAATGACCATAGGATTACCCATAAAAGTACCCATAAATACATACCGAGGCTGGTCAGAAAGGATTTAAAGCCATCAAATATTACTCCGACCCCCGGATCCTCCTGACGGCTAAATGCCAGGGAAAATACAGATGCTCCTACCATAAACGGCCCGGTGATCAGCAACGAAATCAGACTGGCGGCAGCATTTTCATCATTGCTGATCCAGGCGAAGATTGCCGTAATCGCTGAATAAATCAGAAATGCCAGAATCGGTTTTGCCCAGTTTCCCTTGAGCTGTGATCGCGCTAGCGCTCTTAACTCGCTATTCTCTAACATCAACAATTCCCCCTGGATTTTTATTCGATCTATGTTTGTAGTATGGGGAATTACTGGATTTTCATGTATTCCGGAAGAGAGTCAATAACGCGAATGGGTTGATCTTCATGCAGAATTGCTTTGCTAATAATATAATCCGTGGCTTTATCCAAACGAATAAGATGTTTGATCTGGTCAAGCGCTCCAGGTGTTTCCTCGATACGTTTGCGGCGTGTTTCATAATCCAATGCGAGTTCATTAAATGAACCTGGCTGTTCGGAGATTTTCTTTTTGATATCCTCCTCGGTTATTTCAACACAAACTTTATCTGCCACAGCCGTGAGCAACAAGCTTTTCTTGACATTCATCTCGGCTTGGGGCCGAACTTCTTTCTTTAGATCATCAAGAGAACGCCCGGAGGATCGCATATAGTTTTGCAGGAATTGTTTACCCATTTGCTGAGTAACGCGATTCATTTCGACATTGATCTGCTGTTGAATTACTTCCTCTGCAAGCTCCACAGGATTGGCCACAATCAATTGCTTAATAATTGCCTCTTGTTTATTAAGTGTTGTCTTTTCTTCTGCCATGGACGTCATTGAATTCCGTACCTCTGCCTGTAGTTCTTCGATGGTTTTAAACGGAAGTTTCTCCAGCAGTTTAGCATCATCGGTTTCGGCATTATGTTGTTTGCGCAGTCCGGTGATATTCTCGTTAATATCCTCTTCAGTCACAACGACAGGTGTATAATGAGCTTCTAAACCCTCATATTTTTCCAGTTCAATTTGAGGTTCCAGCGATACGCGAATTTCAATAATACAGGGTTCACCGAGTTTGTTGCTTCGCGGCATAATATTGGGGAACGTCATCGGTTGAATTCCCAGTTCCTTAATCGCACTCATGTAATAGGCCGGCAAAAGCTTTTCCAGTGCTTTGTTTGCAATTTTCTCCAAATCAGGGTATTGTGCTAAAAGTGCTTCATTACTCAGAAAAGCAGAAGCCGCTTTTTTTCCTTCCGTTGCAGTCGCCTTGTGGTACTCTTCCATGAGGGCTTTTTCAAACGTCTTCGCATCGATCTGAATCAAAAATGTGGCTTCATCTTTCGTTGCATTGATCAGGGTTGCAGACATACTATTCCTCCTAATTTCTTGGGTATCCCTCGAAATTTCAGTAATATATTATCATCGAGTAGAAACCGCTTTATTAATATTCAATTGAACTGTATTTAAATCAGGGCACTTCTAAATTATATACGAAATTCCTATTTATTCAAATGATCATTTTTTTAATTCAAATTTCCCAATAACGATATTAAGAAAGCTATTAAAAGAATAGCTCCGGTATCTGTCTGACTGCAGTGAAGTTTTCTATCAGCAGCTGCCGAATCTTATTGATAAATTCATGATCAATAGATTTGGCCCGAACAGAACATCGTTTAATACAACTGCAGCAGACAATACATTTTTCATTATCAATGTCCCTGTAATTTATCAATGATATTGCCTCCATCGGACAAAATTGGGCACATAACCCGCATAAATTGCATTCACTGCCGGTTACAGGAACAGCTGTTAATTTTGGCATACCGTTTCTGTAGGGAAAATTGCCTTTCACCTCAAGCTCTCGGTTCCCCGCTATCTCCATGGCAGATAGTTTTTCAATTATTATATTCCCAAATTCAGCCGCCAGCTGCAGGTCTTCACTATCCGGTCGACCTGTGGCTACTTTCTCACTATAGGAGTGTTCTCCAATAAATGCGCCTGCTGCGATTCCAATAAATCCGTTGTCTTCAAAGATATTCTTCAATTCCAACAGGGCATCATCGTAATGCCGATTGCCGTAAACGACGACGAAAACAGCCGGTGTATTATTTCCTTTTACTCTTGTAAAATAATCTGATAAAAAACTGGGCACTCGCCCAGCGTAAACTGGTACGCCGACAATGACGATGTCCTTATCGCCAAATATAATATCCTTCACTCTACTGGCTGGTAGGCTAACAGTATATTCTTTACAGTTAACCCCCATGCCGTGTGCAATGGTTTTAACAACTTTTTCTGTGTTGCCTGTCGCGCTGAAATAAAGGATGTTCAATTTATATTCCATTATTCGCTCCCCCTTGATACCGTCTTTTCTTTTTTCCGTTTATGCTTGTTTTGTGTTTGCATGTTACAAATATATCCTAATATTTTCTATAATTAAACATTCGACAATTTCTCATTGATTCAATAAAAAATAATCTATGCACATGCCTAAATTTTAATACGCAGCGATTTATTACGCAAGCATAAAACCGATTACGATTATGACAAGATCCCAATCTTATCTGTATAATCAGTCATTATAAAATCAATAATAGAACTGCAGGATAACTGCTGAAATCGAATAATAACAGGGTGTGGAAACAAATTGGACAGACGCGGGATCATTGCTAAACTGAATTGGTTTTACAGCCTTGAGCTGAACCAGGTGGATCTTTATATGGCGCAGAGTAAGCTTGTGAAAGACATTTATATTAGCAAAGTATTGGAAAGATCCTCATTTATCGAGCAGCAGCACGTCGATAATATCGCGGCTCAAATCAAAAAATTCGGGGGAGAACCAACCATGCTTGGCGATATCATATCGCCTATCCTTGGCAAAACAGCGGGGAATATCACAGCCGCGTTTGGGGTCACCTCACTGCTTAAGGCGGATATTATGCTGGAAAAAAAGGCCATGAGCGATTATAAAGACCTCATTATAAAAATCGGCAAAGACGATGAGTTGTTTTCGCTCTTGTGGTCCAATTTGATTGACGAAGACCTGCATACATCGTGGTTTGCGAGTAAAGTAGAGGAATTGGAGTCGTTACATTAGAATATCGAGAACCAAGAACATTCCAATAAAAAGACCTTGATGCACGTTGCTTAAGTGTATCAAGGTCTTACCGTTATATTCTTATCAAGTCAAATAAGCACCATTATTATTACTTAGGTTTAATGTCATGATTAGGTGGATTGGGTGGATTGTCTGGATTTTTAATTTTCTCTTCACCAACCTTAAGTGAATCTTCAGCTTCTTTTTCACCGTCTATTTTATTTTGAACGATTTCCTTTAATTCTTGAATTGCTTCCTTCGTTCGCTCCTGGATTTGCTCAGCCTTTTCCTCCAGTTTTTCTTTTGCTTCTTCTGCTTTCACTTTGGCTTCTTCCAGCGCTTCCTTCGCCTGATCTTTTAGTGCTTCTGCTTTCTCCTGGATTTGTTCTGCCTTTTCTTCCAGTTTTTCTTTTGCCTCTTCCGCTTTCGCTTTGGCTTCTTCCAGCGCTTCCTTCGCCTGATCTTTTAGTGCTTCTGCTTTCTCCTGGATTTGTTCTGCCTTTTCTTCCAGTTTTTCTTTTGCCTCTTCCGCCTTGGCCTTCGCTTCTCCGAGAGCTTCCTTAGCCTGTTCTTTCAAGGCATCTGCTTTCTCTTGGATCTCCTCCGCTTTTACTTCTAATTTTTCCTTTGTTTCTTCAACTTTAGCTTTCGCTTCCAGAACACTGTCCGCTGCTTTTTCTTTGAAGTCATCTGCTTTTTCCTTCGTTCCACCAAAAAAAGCTTTGATCTTATCTATTACCCCACTCAAATGAAATCCCCCTTTAGGTTTTGAATTTCAAATATTCTATCAATATTCTATTATAGATATTGCGATTCCTTCTTTATTTATTACTACCTGTACAAAATTATCTATAACAAGACTACCGATGTATCTTGAACCGTAAAAGTCTAAAAAATTGCTACGATTGAGTAAGCGCTTCAATACGATGACTAATTGGGGGATGAGAATAAGTCAGTCTTACCACGAGTGGATGTGGCGTGAGATTTGAAAAATTTTCTCTGGCCAGAACCTTCAAGGCACTGATCATCGCCTTCTTATAACCGACTTGTAAGGCAAATTCATCTGCTTTGTACTCGGCCTTTCGTGAATATGCAGAGAGCGGAATACCCAATGCAATCCCGATGGGCTCTATGAGAATACCGAAAAGCACGATGGAAAACCCTAAATGAACGTGGGAAAAGCCAAAAGCATTTGCCAGGTTAACGGATGACAGGAAGAAAGTCATAAGGACAAGGTAAACAGCAATCTGCACCAGAGAAATGAGTACATTTCGCAGAACATCCCGGTGTTTGGCATGACCAATCTCATGAGCCAAGATGCTGACGATTTCATCCGAAGTGCATTTTTGTAAAAGAGTATCGTAAAGGACGATATGCTTAAATTTACCAAATCCGCTAAAGAAGGCATTAAGCTTTCCGGAACGTTTCGACGCGTCCATGACACTGATTTTTTTGATTTCAAAGCCGGTATTCTTAGCAAGTTCTTCAATTTTCTGTTTCAGCTCGCCATCCGGCAGCGGACTAAGTTTGTTGAAAATACGGATGAATAATTGAGTGTAAAGCAAATTCACTGCTAACATGATGCTGGCGACAACCAGCCAGGCATATATCAAATATCCGTTGCCCATGTTCAGATAAAGCGCAAGGAGAATATACAGAATAATACTACCCAAGACCAGCGTCAGTAAGATGGATTTCAACTGGTCCAGAATAAAGGTTTTTATCGTCGATTTGTTAAATCCATAACGCTCTTCAATACTAAAGTTATGGTACCAGCTAAAACCAATATTTAAGATATAGCTGATAAAGAAGTAAACCCCAAGAAAAAGAAGCGTCTGGAGAATCGGATCGTCTGTCAAGCGGTTTACTGCATTCGCCAGCGCCGGGAAGATCCCTAATGTGAGGAATAGCAGCAGCATACCCGTATTAACAATTTTTTCTAAAATCGACAGTCTGTGATTCTCCATGGTATAATTCAGCCATTTTTTATAGCCTATCTCATCATAAACATCCGATACATTCTCGGGTATGGGCTGGTTACGATACGAGTAGCTCAATATTGAGAGAGATATATTGAGAATAAAGACTATGGAAATGACAAAAAGCGTTAACAGAAACATCGTTCTCCTCCTTGATGCCAAAATATATGCTTGGCTTGTCAAGATCAGTATAATTCGATATCATCCCGTGGACAAGGACTGATTTATTCTAAGGGTTTAAATATGCCCAAATTAGCCTATAATGCTCAGGAATTTTTCATTATATAATTTATATTATGAAATAATTTTATGAAATTGCGGAAAACTACCAATAAATAGCACAAGAGCGCATTCATATAGGGAGGATTTTTTATGTTTAATATCAATGATTATGTTGTATATAACGCTACAGGTGTATTTAAAATTATTGACATTCGAAGAGAACACGATATTCTGGATAAGGAGACGGAGTATTACGTTCTTCAACCTGCGTATAACAATAATTTAACCATAAAGATTCCCGTAAATGCACCAAGAGTCTCCATGCGCCTCATCATGACTAAAGACGAAGTTCTTTCACTCATTGCTTCAATGCCGGATATTGAAGCACTCTGGATAAACGATGACCGCGAACGAAATGAGCGGTTCAAAACAGCTCTGAAAACAGCCAATAGTGAAGAATGGGCAAAGCTGATCAAAACGATCTATCTGCAGAAACAAGAAAAAATAGACATCGGTAAAAAACTGGCGCAGACAGATGAAAATATTATGAAAGCAGCTGAGAAAAATCTCTATGAGGAATTTGCCATTGCCTTAAATATCACACCGGATGAAGTTGTATCTTATATTACTGAACGCGTTCCTTCCTAATACAGGCCGCAGCATGCAACAATGCATAATCAGAAATTCTCAGGGCCAATTATCTGTCAAGTATTCACTATGAAGGAGGTCCTGCCCACAACTTATTTGTAGGCAGGACCTCCTTCCTCTTTGAAACTAATTCTATTCTATTCAGCAACACGTCGTCATTAAATATCTAAGGCAGCATGATATCCCTGATAGATGGCTGTCGTTATTGTGGATGGTCTCACACAATCACCAATCTGCGCAACAATAGGTGCACTGTCAAGCAATTCGTCGACGACGGCTCTTCTTGCCTGCTGGCCTAGTGCACAAATCACAGTGTAACCGGGAACAAGATGCTCTACACCCGCCGCATCGATGCAATAAACGCCCTCTTTGGTCACACGTTGTCCTGTACAACCAGTATGGACTTGAACATTATTCTTTTCAATCTCCTTCAATAGGATAGGACGATGCCTGATGTTTGCATCGGGAGCTAATTCTGTTCTCATCTCTACCAGATGTACAGCCTTCCCTTCCTGAGCAAGATGAACTGCCGCTTCACAACCGGCCTGTCCGCCTCCCAACACGACGACCTGATCGCTGACCTTATCCTTTTCCAGATAATAATTATTGACCACAATAACATTATCGTCCTTTAAACCTGGAATTGACGGAATAAGCGGTTCCGATCCAACAGCAATAATCAAGGCATCCACGTTTTCATTTTCAATATACTCTTTCGTAACCGGCGTATTTAAACGAATATCGACACCGGCCTTTTCTGCCAAATTGCCGAGAGTAACACCTAATTCATACATTTCATATTTGAAAGGAATAGCCTGTTCACCCTTCAGAATACCGCCCAGCTGATCTGATTTTTCACAAAGGATTACCTTGTGGCCCCGTTTTGCCGCCGTTATTGCTGCCTCTAACCCACTGGGTCCACCTCCTGCGACAAGCACCTTGCAGGGATTAGGTGACGGAATAATCTCAACGCCGTCTATTTCCCGACCAATTAATGGATTCACCGCGCATCGGCGCGTAGAGGTTACAGCACGTTCCGCCATACAAACAAAGCATCTTAGACATTTTACAATGTCCTCGTCGCGATTCGTCATTACTTTCTTAGGCAGCTCATGGTCTGCCAGTAATGCCCTGGCCATTTCTACCACATCCGCTTTTCCGGATGCAATGATTTCTTCCATCATTGCCGGATCATTTAATCCGCCAACTGTGGCCACCGGGACACTCACATGCTTTTTGATTTCTGCCGCAAGATAAACATTACTGCCATGGGGTAAAAACATCGAAGGATGTGTAACGCTAAAGCCTTTTTGGTATGTCCCTGCGGAGACATGCAGTAGATCGATCCTGGACTGAAGCAGTTTTGCTATTTCTACACCTTCCGTCAAGTCATAACCGCCTTCGATCAATTCGGATCCGCTCATTCTAAACTCGATTGGAAAGCCAGGACCTACCGCTTGCCGAACACTGTCGATGACCTCTTGAGCAAAACGCACTCTGTTCTCTAATGAGCCTCCGTACTTATCTGTTCTGTGGTTAAAATACGGAGATAAAAACTGATTGATCAGCCAGCCATGTCCGCCGTGAATCATCACCATTTCAAAGCCTGCAATCTTTGCCAAGCCTGCGCACTTTCCATAAGCAGCGACAATGTCCGCAATGAGTTCTTCAGTGAGCTCCTTTACTTCCAGCCCATCCGGTCGAACCCCTGCACTAGGCCCCCATTGCGCCAGTCCGTGTTTTTTATCTTTATCTGTCAGATACGTTCCGGCATACTGACCGGAATGAGACAATTCCACACTGGCAATCGCCCCATGGCGACGGATAGCGTCAGCCGTATAGGTGAAGCTCGAAAGTGACCCAACTGTCTTTAGGTCCAAATGAAACATATGGGATCCCTCAGTTTCCGGATGGACGACCAACTCACTAACGGTTACTGAAGCGGCGCCTCCCTTGGCCTTCAATTCATAAAATGCGGTTGTCTTGGGGCCAATTGTGCAGTCAGCCGTTATGTCCGTTCCGCCGACGGGGGCAGCAAACATCCTATTTCGAAAATTAACGTTCCCGATCTTGATTGGTTTACACAGATTTGGATATTTTCGTTGCATTGATATTTCTCCTCATTAATAATAATTAACTACCTCATCTTATTTCGCTATTGTGCATGAATTAAGCCCAGATACAAGATACAAGATGCCAGATGCAAAGCCTAATGCCCAGTGTCTCTTTGCATACGCACTTGAATTATTGGTATCTTTCAATTATATTAGTAATTGTATTCACAAACTATTAACATGTCAATAGTTACATATTTAAAACTATTTACTCATTTTCGAAAGGCACGGTAAAAAAATGCACACATTAAAATATGCCATATTAGGATTAATTAATCGGCAGGCAATGACTGGTTATGATTTAATGAAAACCTTCAACATGGAACTGGTAAATTTCTGGCATGCAAAGCACAGCCAACTCTATCCGGAGTTAAAGAGGCTTACGGACGAAGGTCTGATCACTTACGAAACGATCCTCCAGGGAGAAAAAATGGAGAAAAAGCTCTATTCTATAACTGAATCAGGAAAAAAGTCTTTCAAGAATTGGCTTACAAAAAAAGATCCCCTGGAACAAACGCCGAAGGATATTTTTAGACTTAAAGCCTATTTTATTGAATCTATGCCAAAAGAAGAAATTTTAAAGCATTTTAGCTATCAGCTTAAACTACGGCGTGAAAAACTGATTAAACTCGAGGCAACAATGGCGAAACACCCCTATGCGCAAACAATCACCGAAGTCCTTTCTCCTCTGTACGGCGACTATATCGTGTTAAAAGGTGCCATCATGCGTGAGCGCACCTATATCGATTGGTTGGAAGAATGCATCGAAGAAATTAATCTTAACCAATCTTAGAACCAGCCCTATTCAATAATTCTTCGATATCCTCAGCAGGCATCGGCTCGTAATAATAATAACCTTGAACCTCTTTGCACATCTCACGGGTTAAGAAGTGGACTTGCTTCTCAGTTTCTACCCCTTCGGCAATAATCTGCAAACCAAGATTTTTTGCCAGATTGATAATGACCCGAATGATTGCTCTGTCTTTTTCATCACCTTCAATGCCCTGAACAAATTGCATATCCAATTTCAACCGGTCGATAGGCAAATTCTTTAGCCTGTTTAAGGACGAATATTCAGTGCCAAAGTCATCAATCGAAAGGGTAATCCCTAATTTCTTAATTTCATTTAATACTCTGACGATATGAGTTGACCCTTTTAAAAGAGATCCTTCCGTAATTTCTAATTCAAGATACTCTGCTTGAAGCCCGGTTTCCACCAGCGTATTTGCTATCTGGTCAATAATATACGGGTTGCGCAGCTGTTTAACTGAAATATTAACAGCCATTCGCAGTCTGGGATATCCTTTATTCTGCCAGATTTTATTTTGTTCACAAGCTTTTCTGAGCACCCATTCGCCGATGGTGTTGATCATCCCGCCTTGCTCTGCGATCGGTATGAAAACATCCGGTGAAATTACTCCCATATCGGGATGCGACCACCGCAGCAGGGCTTCCAGCCCAATAATTTCCCCTTCCGGCAAACGTACTTGCGGTTGGTAATGCAGATACAATTCATTGCGTTCTATTGCCCGATATAAACTATTCGTCAGCATGATGTTCGTGCGGACTTCTTCTTTCATATCATCAGAACAAAGAGCATACTGGTTTTTGCCTTTCTCTTTGGCCTTATACATTGCAATATCCGAATTCTTAATCAAGGTTTCTGTGTCCAGACCATCGTTAGGGTATAACGCAATTCCTACACTCGCCGTAACAAAGAATTCCTGATCTCTTAGCACGATCGGTTCTGCTAATAAAGCGAGAATACTATCGGCAATTTTCCTAACATCTTTATAATCTGAAATATCATTGAGCAAGATGAGGAATTCATCACCGCCAAAACGGGATACCGTATCCGTTTTACGAATACATGCCAATAATTTAAGCCCTACTTTTCTTATCAACTCGTCTCCGCCTTCATGGCCAATAGTATCATTCACTGTCTTAAATGAATCCAGATCCAGAAAAATGACCGCGATCATCGAATTGGTCAGGTCTGCTTGACGTATAGCTTCGTTAGCCCGCTTCCGAAATAATGCCCGATTGGGCAGCTTTGTTAAATGATCATAATAAGCTAATTGTTCAATTTCTTTTTCCGCTCTCACTTTGGCCAGAGCGTCCCCTAAAATATTTGAAATAACCTCGAGCAAATCGATCTGGTCTTCACGCCATTTTTTCATTGTTCTGGCGGATTCAAGCCCAAATAAGCCCAACACCTCACCGTTTTCAACGATCGGCAGACAAATCATTGATTTTGTGCTTCCAGTAATTAGCCCGGAAAATGTATTCTTTTCACTTGTCGAGAGTTGTTCTGCGTCGGGTATATGAATTATTTTACCACTTGATAACAGGTTTGACGGTATAGAGGCTTGCTTCAGTGAATATTCTTTCCCTTCCTCCGAAGGCTTTTTTGTTTGATACCATACGAATGGCATGATGCCGCATTGTTCATCCTGATACTGCAAATATATCCAGACTCTGTCCATTTCGAAAACCTGGCCGCATTTCTCAAGTGCCCGATTAATTTTATACTCTAAATTCATTTGTTTTGCAGCGATTAAATCGGAAGATATATTCGATATCAGTTTTTGCAGTTTCACTTGTTCAACGTTTTCTTTTAAACGTCGAACATACAGTTTGTTGACGTAAAATGCCACCCAAAGAAAGACAAGGACACAAAAAATTCGCGTAAGATATACTTGCGCATTAATTTCTACCTTTACCTGCGGGGCCATGAGC is a genomic window containing:
- a CDS encoding ferritin-like domain-containing protein; protein product: MNWFYSLELNQVDLYMAQSKLVKDIYISKVLERSSFIEQQHVDNIAAQIKKFGGEPTMLGDIISPILGKTAGNITAAFGVTSLLKADIMLEKKAMSDYKDLIIKIGKDDELFSLLWSNLIDEDLHTSWFASKVEELESLH
- a CDS encoding M48 family metallopeptidase, with product MFLLTLFVISIVFILNISLSILSYSYRNQPIPENVSDVYDEIGYKKWLNYTMENHRLSILEKIVNTGMLLLFLTLGIFPALANAVNRLTDDPILQTLLFLGVYFFISYILNIGFSWYHNFSIEERYGFNKSTIKTFILDQLKSILLTLVLGSIILYILLALYLNMGNGYLIYAWLVVASIMLAVNLLYTQLFIRIFNKLSPLPDGELKQKIEELAKNTGFEIKKISVMDASKRSGKLNAFFSGFGKFKHIVLYDTLLQKCTSDEIVSILAHEIGHAKHRDVLRNVLISLVQIAVYLVLMTFFLSSVNLANAFGFSHVHLGFSIVLFGILIEPIGIALGIPLSAYSRKAEYKADEFALQVGYKKAMISALKVLARENFSNLTPHPLVVRLTYSHPPISHRIEALTQS
- a CDS encoding DUF975 family protein; translation: MLENSELRALARSQLKGNWAKPILAFLIYSAITAIFAWISNDENAAASLISLLITGPFMVGASVFSLAFSRQEDPGVGVIFDGFKSFLTSLGMYLWVLLWVILWSLLLIIPGIVKSYGYLMSFYILADNRQIGIRNALDLSKRISYGYRGKLFLLYLSFIGWAVLSILTAGIGFIWLIPYVEITIANFYNDLKRTSIENGICVPEDFNRDNYRAV
- a CDS encoding citrate/2-methylcitrate synthase, which encodes MTPNHKDNIDRYSDRYSKICQENTKIDAGLYDIYGVKRGLRDKSGEGVLAGLTNISLIKSHEEMDGKRIPCEGKLLYRGYNIVDLVNGFVNKKRYGFEESAYLLLFGSLPTEEQLAEFKGILVQCRNLPKNFVRDVIMKAPSKDIMNSLTKSVLTLASYDDRIEDGSLNNVLRQCLMLISIFPMLSVYGYHAYNHYECDDSFYIHRPDEKLSTAENILRMLRPDKTYTELEARVLDIALVLHMEHGGGNNSTFTTRVVSSSGSDTYSVIAAALSSLKGPKHGGANIKVVEMIKDIKLHVQDITNESAVRHYLTKILNKEVFDRRGLIYGMGHAVYSISDPRAQIFKGFVEKLAEDRGRRNDFELYSMVERMAPEVIAEERKIYKGVSANVDFYSGFVYSMLDIPLELYTPLFAMARIVGWSAHRLEELINADKIIRPAYESPLSDKDYMEIDER
- a CDS encoding trigger factor — protein: MSATLINATKDEATFLIQIDAKTFEKALMEEYHKATATEGKKAASAFLSNEALLAQYPDLEKIANKALEKLLPAYYMSAIKELGIQPMTFPNIMPRSNKLGEPCIIEIRVSLEPQIELEKYEGLEAHYTPVVVTEEDINENITGLRKQHNAETDDAKLLEKLPFKTIEELQAEVRNSMTSMAEEKTTLNKQEAIIKQLIVANPVELAEEVIQQQINVEMNRVTQQMGKQFLQNYMRSSGRSLDDLKKEVRPQAEMNVKKSLLLTAVADKVCVEITEEDIKKKISEQPGSFNELALDYETRRKRIEETPGALDQIKHLIRLDKATDYIISKAILHEDQPIRVIDSLPEYMKIQ
- a CDS encoding CarD family transcriptional regulator: MFNINDYVVYNATGVFKIIDIRREHDILDKETEYYVLQPAYNNNLTIKIPVNAPRVSMRLIMTKDEVLSLIASMPDIEALWINDDRERNERFKTALKTANSEEWAKLIKTIYLQKQEKIDIGKKLAQTDENIMKAAEKNLYEEFAIALNITPDEVVSYITERVPS
- a CDS encoding EFR1 family ferrodoxin (N-terminal region resembles flavodoxins. C-terminal ferrodoxin region binds two 4Fe-4S clusters.) — translated: MEYKLNILYFSATGNTEKVVKTIAHGMGVNCKEYTVSLPASRVKDIIFGDKDIVIVGVPVYAGRVPSFLSDYFTRVKGNNTPAVFVVVYGNRHYDDALLELKNIFEDNGFIGIAAGAFIGEHSYSEKVATGRPDSEDLQLAAEFGNIIIEKLSAMEIAGNRELEVKGNFPYRNGMPKLTAVPVTGSECNLCGLCAQFCPMEAISLINYRDIDNEKCIVCCSCIKRCSVRAKSIDHEFINKIRQLLIENFTAVRQIPELFF